The nucleotide window CTGAACCCGAACCTGGAATCCGCCCGCGTGCACACCAAGGCGTGGTCCTACCAGATGGGCATCCTGGGGCCGCCGAGGGACGGGACGGAGCGCGAGGTCTGGTCCGAGCGCCGCTTCGACGGCATGGACTACGCGCTGCTCTGCGCGTACACGCACCCCGAGGCGCCGGGGCCGGTGCTGGACCTGGTCACGGACTGGTACGTCTGGGTCTTCTACTTCGACGACCACTTCCTGGAGGTCTTCAAGTACTCGCGCGACGTGAAGGGCGGCCAGGCGTACCTGGACCGGCTGCCGCTCTTCATGCCGCTGGACCTGAGCCAGACGCCGCCGGAGCCCGTCAACCCGGTGGAGCGCGGCCTCTGGGACTTGTGGCAGCGCACCGTGCCCGCCATGTCCATGGACTGGCGTCGCCGCTTCTACGAGAACACCAAGCACCTGCTCGACGAGTCGATGTGGGAGATCGCCAACATCAGCGAGGCGCGCATCTCCAACCCCATCGAGTACATCGAGATGCGCCGCAAGGTGGGCGGCGCGCCCTGGTCGTCGGATTTGGTGGAGGTGGCCGTCGCGGCGGAGATTCCGGACCGGGTGGTGAAGAGCCGGCCGCTGCGCGTGTTCAAGGACACGTTCTCCGACGCGGTGCACCTGCGCAACGACTTGTTCTCCTACGAGCGCGAAATCCTGGAGGAGGGCGAGCTCTCCAACGGCGTGCTGGTGGTGGAGAAGTTCCTCGACTGCGACACGCAGCGCGCCGCGGACCTGGTCAACGACTTGCTGACGTCCCGGCTGCAGCAGTTCGAGACGACGTTCGCGACGGAGCTGCCGTGGCTCTTCGCGGAGTACGGGCTCAACCCGGTGGAGCAGGCGCAGGTGCTCACGTACCTGCGGGGGCTCCAGGACTGGCAGTCCGGCGGCCACGAGTGGCACATGCGCTCCAACCGCTACATGAACCAGCACGCCGAGGAGCGTCCGGCGCTCACGGTGCCGGTGCCCTCCGGCCTGGGCACCTCCGCGCTCCGGCTGCCGCTGACGGCGGGCGCGCTGGGGATGGGGCCTCGGGCCCGCTCGCTGAGCCACACGCCGCGCCAGCACGTGGGCCCCACGACGCTGCCGAAGTTCTACATGCCGTACAGCACGTACTTGAGCCCCCACCTGGACCACGCGCGGAGGGCCTCCAAGGCCTGGGCGCGGAAGATGGGCCTGCTCGAAGTCGTGCCCGGCGTGGGCCTCTACGTCTGGGACGACCACAAGTTCGACGCGGCGGACGTGGCCCTCTGCGGCGCGCTCATCCACCCGGACGCGACGCCCGAGCAGCTGGAGCTGACGGCGTGCTGGCTGGTGTGGGGCACGTACGCGGACGACTACTTCCCCATGCTCTACGCGCACACCCGGGACATGGCGGGCGCGAAGGCGTTCACCGCGCGGCTGGGGCAGTTCATGCCGGACGACGTGGAGACCGCGAGCGCCGCGGTGCCCCTCAACCCGGTGGAGCTGAGCCTGGCGGACTTGTGGAAGCGCACCGCGGGCCCGCTGACGCCGCGCGGCCGAAAGCTCTTCCGCAAGGCCATCCAGGACATGACGGACAGCTGGGTGTGGGAGCTGAACAACCAGCTGCTCAACCGCGTGCCGGACCCGGTGGACTACGTGGAGATGCGCCGCAAGACGTTCGGCTCGGACCTCACCATGTCCCTGGCGCGCCTGTCCCACGGGGACGCGGTGCCAGAGGACGTCTTCAACACCCGCACGCTGCGAGGGCTGGAGAACTCGGCCGCCGACTACGCCTGCTTCGTCAACGACTTGTACTCCTACCAGAAGGAAATCCAGTTCGAGGGCGAGCTGAACAACTGCGTGCTCGTGGTGCAGAAGTTCCTGGGCGTGGACAAGGACGCGGCGGTGCGCGTCGTCAACGAGATGATGACCGCGCGCATGAAGCAGTTCGAGCACCTGGTGGCCAAGGAGCTGCCCGCGGTCATCCGCACCTTCGAGCTGGATGCCCAGGCGCAAGGCAAGCTGCACAAGTACGTGGAGCAGTTGCAGCAGTGGATGGCGGGCATCCCCCGGTGGCACGCGGGCGTGACGCGCTACACCGAGGTGGAGCTCATCCACGACGCGGCGCCGAAGCTCAAGACAGGCAAGCCCGCCCCGCTGGGCACGTCGGCGATGCGCATCGCCGAGCTGCTGCGCGCCACGCGTCCCTGAGAAGTCCGACACATTCCGAAGTGATTCCGAGTCTTCAATCCGAAGAAGGGTGACCCATGTCCATTGATTCGAAGAAGTTCGACGACAACAACCAGAGCCTGGGCACGCAGGCGGCGCGGCAGCTGGCGACGACGACCAAGTCCGAGCCGCAGATGCAGGGCATCTCCTCGCGGTGGCTGCTCAAGCTGCTGCCGTGGGTGCAGGTGTCCGGCGGTACGTACCGCGTCAACCGCCGCATGACGTACGCGGTGGGCGACGGCCGCGTCACCTTCACCAGCACGGGCGCCAAGGTGGCGGTGATTCCGCAGGAGCTGGGTGAGCTGCCGCTGCTGCGCGGGTACGAGGACGTGGAGGCGCTCACCGCGCTGGCCAACCGCTTCGAGCAGAAGCAGTTCAAGGCGGGCGAGGTCATCACCGAGGCCGGCAAGGAGGCCGACTCCATCGTCCTCATCGCCCACGGCAAGGTGAACCGCGTCGGCACCGGCAAGTACGGGGAGCCGGTGGTGCTGGAGACGCTCGCGGACGGAGACCACTACAGCTACCAGGCGCTGCTGGAGTCGCAGGACTACTGGCAGTTCACGGCCAAGGCGGTGACGCCCGTGATTGCCCTGGTGCTCCAGCAGTCCGCCTTCGAGGCGGTGGTGGCGCAGGTGCCGTCGCTGCAGAAGCACATCGAGAAATTCAAGGCGCGCGCCAAGAAGAAGCAGGACCACTCGGGCCAGAAGGCGATTGAGCTGGCGGCCGGCCACCACGGCGAGCCGGTGCTGCCCGGCACCTTCGTGGACTACGAGACGAGCCCCCGCGAGTACGAGCTGTCCGTCGCCCAGACGGTGCTCCAGATTCACACCCGCGTGGCCGACCTCTTCAATGACCCGATGAACCAGACGCAGCAGCAGCTGCGCCTGACGGTGGAGGCGCTCAAGGAGCGCAAGGAGCACGAGCTCATCAACAACCGTGAGTTCGGCCTGTTGCACAACGCGGACCTCAAGCAGCGCATCCACACCCGCTCGGGCGCGCCCACGCCGGACGACATGGACGAGCTCTTGGCCACGGTGTGGAAGGAGCCGTCGTTCTTCCTGGCGCACCCGCGCGCCATCGCCGCCTTCGGCCAGGAGTGCAACAAGCGGGGCATCTACCCCACCAGCATCGAGATGAACGGCAACCACGTGCCCGCGTGGAGAGGCGTGCCCATCGTCTCGTGCAACAAGCTGCCCATCTCCGAGACGCGCACCACGTCCATCATGCTGATGCGCGCGGGCGAGAAGAACCAGGGCGTCGTCGGCCTGCACCAGGCGGGAATCCCCGATGAAATCGAGCCCAGCCTCAACGTGCGCTTCATGGGCATCAACGAGAAGGCCATCATGAACTACCTGGTGACGGCGTACTTCTCCGCGGCGGTGCTGACGCCGGACGCGCTGGGCATCCTGGAGAGCGTGGAGCTGGGCCGCTCGTAGTCGTCGCACCCGGACGAAGGAGGACGACTTCATGGCGAATCCAGACAGAGAGCTGGCGGCCCACGAGGGCACCAGCCTGAGCACGGCCGGCGCGCGGCAGCTGGCGACGACGACCAAGACGCAGCCGATGATGCAGGGGATTTCCCCCCGCTACCTGCTGAGCATCCTGCCCTGGGTGCAGGTGTCCGGCGGCACGTACCGCGTCAACCGGCGGCTGACGTACGCGGCGGGCGATGACCGGCTGAACTTCAGCAACATCGGCGTCAAGGTGGAGGTGATTCCGCAGGAGCTGCTGAAGCTGCCGCTGATGCGGGGCTTCCAGGACGCGGAC belongs to Myxococcus fulvus and includes:
- a CDS encoding terpene synthase family protein — encoded protein: LNPNLESARVHTKAWSYQMGILGPPRDGTEREVWSERRFDGMDYALLCAYTHPEAPGPVLDLVTDWYVWVFYFDDHFLEVFKYSRDVKGGQAYLDRLPLFMPLDLSQTPPEPVNPVERGLWDLWQRTVPAMSMDWRRRFYENTKHLLDESMWEIANISEARISNPIEYIEMRRKVGGAPWSSDLVEVAVAAEIPDRVVKSRPLRVFKDTFSDAVHLRNDLFSYEREILEEGELSNGVLVVEKFLDCDTQRAADLVNDLLTSRLQQFETTFATELPWLFAEYGLNPVEQAQVLTYLRGLQDWQSGGHEWHMRSNRYMNQHAEERPALTVPVPSGLGTSALRLPLTAGALGMGPRARSLSHTPRQHVGPTTLPKFYMPYSTYLSPHLDHARRASKAWARKMGLLEVVPGVGLYVWDDHKFDAADVALCGALIHPDATPEQLELTACWLVWGTYADDYFPMLYAHTRDMAGAKAFTARLGQFMPDDVETASAAVPLNPVELSLADLWKRTAGPLTPRGRKLFRKAIQDMTDSWVWELNNQLLNRVPDPVDYVEMRRKTFGSDLTMSLARLSHGDAVPEDVFNTRTLRGLENSAADYACFVNDLYSYQKEIQFEGELNNCVLVVQKFLGVDKDAAVRVVNEMMTARMKQFEHLVAKELPAVIRTFELDAQAQGKLHKYVEQLQQWMAGIPRWHAGVTRYTEVELIHDAAPKLKTGKPAPLGTSAMRIAELLRATRP
- a CDS encoding family 2B encapsulin nanocompartment shell protein, which gives rise to MSIDSKKFDDNNQSLGTQAARQLATTTKSEPQMQGISSRWLLKLLPWVQVSGGTYRVNRRMTYAVGDGRVTFTSTGAKVAVIPQELGELPLLRGYEDVEALTALANRFEQKQFKAGEVITEAGKEADSIVLIAHGKVNRVGTGKYGEPVVLETLADGDHYSYQALLESQDYWQFTAKAVTPVIALVLQQSAFEAVVAQVPSLQKHIEKFKARAKKKQDHSGQKAIELAAGHHGEPVLPGTFVDYETSPREYELSVAQTVLQIHTRVADLFNDPMNQTQQQLRLTVEALKERKEHELINNREFGLLHNADLKQRIHTRSGAPTPDDMDELLATVWKEPSFFLAHPRAIAAFGQECNKRGIYPTSIEMNGNHVPAWRGVPIVSCNKLPISETRTTSIMLMRAGEKNQGVVGLHQAGIPDEIEPSLNVRFMGINEKAIMNYLVTAYFSAAVLTPDALGILESVELGRS